The following proteins come from a genomic window of Myxococcales bacterium:
- the mtnA gene encoding S-methyl-5-thioribose-1-phosphate isomerase, with protein MSAAEPFAAIRFPTSGWRALVLDQRRLPWAEIVDEVTTWEAMALAIGDMRVRGAPAIGVAAAYGMALAAHSAPPATSAFITHMERAAAGLTATRPTAVNLAWAAGACLSHARSVAPLGPDERAESCLAFARALHEADVASCRRIGELGAALLPDEGTVLTHCNAGALATGGYGTALGLLRAARAMGKRHRVLASETRPYLQGARLTAWELSRDGFDVSIVCDNMIGHLLAKGQIACAVVGADRVARNGDVANKIGTYGLACLARLHDVPLYVAAPLSTVDRDVSDGDAIPIEQRSAREVVELDLPGGSVRIAPDGVGALHPAFDVTPARLVTALVTERGVASPLNDASLAALFGG; from the coding sequence GTGAGCGCCGCCGAGCCGTTCGCGGCGATTCGGTTCCCGACGTCCGGCTGGCGCGCCCTCGTGCTCGATCAGCGGCGCCTCCCTTGGGCAGAGATCGTCGACGAGGTCACGACCTGGGAGGCGATGGCCCTCGCGATCGGCGACATGCGTGTCCGCGGCGCGCCCGCGATCGGCGTCGCCGCTGCGTACGGCATGGCGCTCGCGGCCCACAGCGCACCTCCCGCGACTTCGGCGTTCATCACGCACATGGAGCGGGCCGCCGCGGGCCTCACCGCCACCCGCCCAACCGCGGTGAACCTCGCCTGGGCGGCCGGCGCGTGCCTCTCCCACGCGCGCTCGGTCGCGCCGCTCGGCCCCGACGAGCGCGCCGAGTCGTGCCTCGCGTTCGCCCGCGCGCTGCACGAGGCCGACGTCGCGTCCTGTCGGCGCATCGGAGAGCTCGGCGCGGCGCTCCTGCCCGACGAGGGCACCGTCCTCACACACTGCAACGCGGGGGCGCTCGCCACCGGCGGCTACGGTACGGCGCTCGGCCTCCTCCGCGCCGCGCGCGCCATGGGCAAGCGCCACCGCGTCCTCGCCTCGGAGACCCGGCCCTATCTCCAGGGCGCGCGCCTCACCGCGTGGGAGCTCTCGCGCGACGGCTTCGACGTGTCGATCGTGTGCGACAACATGATAGGTCACCTCCTCGCCAAGGGGCAGATCGCGTGCGCCGTCGTCGGCGCCGATCGTGTCGCGCGCAACGGTGACGTCGCGAACAAAATCGGGACGTACGGCCTCGCGTGCCTCGCGAGGCTCCACGACGTGCCGCTGTACGTCGCGGCGCCGCTCAGCACGGTCGATCGCGACGTGTCCGACGGCGACGCCATCCCCATCGAGCAGCGGAGCGCCCGTGAGGTCGTGGAGCTCGACCTCCCCGGGGGCTCCGTGCGGATCGCCCCCGACGGGGTCGGCGCGCTCCACCCCGCGTTCGACGTGACCCCCGCGCGCTTGGTGACGGCGCTCGTGACCGAGCGCGGCGTGGCCTCGCCGTTGAACGACGCCTCGCTCGCGGCGCTCTTCGGCGGCTGA
- a CDS encoding 3-hydroxybutyryl-CoA dehydrogenase (converts (S)-3-hydroxybutanoyl-CoA to 3-acetoacetyl-CoA), whose protein sequence is MEIRTVGVLGAGQMGGGIAQVAATAGYEVVLADASLALAEKGKAKIAAILGKQVEKGKVTAELVSAIVGRIRPAAGPSELSECHLVVEAATENLELKLKLFQACDEAMKPGAILASNTSSISLTKLAGQTKRPAEVIGMHFMNPPALMKLVEIVRAVQTSEETLAVVKATAEKMGKTVTVSKDAPGFLVNRILIPMLVEACFTLQEGLGTPEDIDTGAKLGLNHPMGPLELADLIGLDTVLAIAEVLHRDLGDSKYRAPTLLRNLVSAGWYGKKSGRGFYVYDDKGQRVGRAL, encoded by the coding sequence ATGGAGATTCGTACGGTCGGAGTGCTGGGTGCGGGGCAAATGGGCGGCGGCATCGCGCAGGTCGCGGCCACCGCGGGCTACGAGGTCGTGCTCGCCGACGCGAGCCTCGCACTGGCGGAGAAGGGAAAGGCGAAGATCGCCGCGATCCTCGGCAAGCAGGTCGAGAAGGGCAAAGTCACGGCCGAGCTCGTCAGCGCGATCGTCGGACGAATTCGGCCTGCCGCTGGCCCGAGCGAGCTCTCCGAGTGTCACCTCGTGGTGGAGGCGGCCACCGAGAACCTCGAGCTCAAGCTCAAGCTGTTTCAGGCGTGCGACGAGGCGATGAAGCCGGGGGCGATCTTGGCGAGCAACACGTCGAGCATCTCGCTCACGAAGCTCGCGGGGCAGACGAAGCGGCCGGCCGAGGTCATCGGTATGCACTTCATGAACCCCCCGGCGCTCATGAAGCTCGTCGAGATCGTGCGCGCGGTCCAGACCTCCGAGGAGACCCTCGCGGTCGTCAAGGCGACCGCCGAGAAGATGGGCAAGACCGTGACGGTCAGCAAGGACGCCCCCGGCTTCCTCGTGAACCGCATCCTCATCCCCATGCTCGTCGAGGCGTGCTTCACGCTGCAGGAGGGCCTCGGGACACCGGAGGACATCGACACCGGCGCGAAGCTCGGCCTGAACCACCCGATGGGCCCCCTCGAGCTCGCCGATCTGATCGGGCTCGACACGGTGCTCGCCATCGCCGAAGTGCTCCACCGCGACCTCGGCGACTCCAAGTACCGGGCCCCTACGCTGCTGCGGAACCTCGTCTCCGCGGGCTGGTACGGCAAGAAGTCCGGTCGCGGCTTCTACGTGTACGATGACAAGGGCCAGCGCGTCGGCCGAGCGCTCTGA
- a CDS encoding enoyl-CoA hydratase/isomerase family protein, with the protein MSELVLRERDAGTVLVTLNRPEKLNALNLALVRALSDTITELDADPTVRVVILTGAGEKAFVAGADIEAMSTMTPAAAKAFADLGHATGERMERAHFPVIGAINGFALGGGCELALACDFLYASDRAKFGQPEVNLAVIPGFGGTQRLPRRVGIGRARELCFTGDMLGAAEALRIGLVNAVVPGAELRSKVLEVAKKIEQKGPLAIAQCKRVLLRGQDIPLPVANELEAQAFATLFGSEDQREGMAAFLEKRAASFTGR; encoded by the coding sequence ATGAGTGAGCTCGTCCTCCGCGAGCGTGACGCCGGCACGGTGCTCGTCACGCTGAACCGCCCCGAGAAGCTGAACGCGCTGAACCTCGCGCTCGTCCGCGCGCTCTCGGACACCATCACAGAGCTCGACGCCGACCCGACCGTCCGCGTGGTCATCCTCACCGGCGCGGGCGAGAAGGCGTTCGTCGCGGGCGCCGACATCGAGGCGATGTCGACCATGACCCCAGCCGCCGCAAAGGCGTTCGCGGACCTCGGGCACGCCACCGGCGAGCGGATGGAGCGCGCTCACTTTCCCGTCATCGGCGCGATCAACGGCTTCGCCTTGGGCGGCGGCTGCGAGCTCGCGTTGGCGTGCGACTTTCTCTACGCGAGCGATCGCGCGAAGTTCGGCCAGCCCGAGGTGAACCTCGCCGTTATTCCAGGCTTCGGCGGCACGCAACGCCTGCCTCGACGCGTGGGCATCGGGCGCGCGCGCGAGCTGTGCTTCACGGGTGACATGCTGGGCGCGGCCGAGGCGCTCCGCATCGGGCTCGTGAACGCCGTGGTCCCGGGCGCAGAGCTGCGGTCGAAGGTCCTCGAAGTGGCCAAGAAGATCGAACAGAAGGGGCCCCTCGCCATCGCCCAGTGCAAGCGCGTGCTCCTGCGCGGACAGGACATCCCGCTGCCCGTGGCGAACGAGCTCGAGGCCCAGGCGTTCGCGACGCTCTTCGGCTCCGAAGACCAGCGCGAGGGCATGGCGGCGTTCCTCGAGAAGCGCGCGGCCAGCTTCACAGGCCGGTAG
- a CDS encoding DNA polymerase III subunit delta' has product MPATLDTVLGQATALETLRRALATGRTHHAYLFDGPEGVGKERAAFGLAQCLVCERPSAGLACGSCSACGRAVPAEPGGLPLHPDIAVLGRGLYEPAQIGRKTPESREISIDQVRTIVLSRAAFPPHEGRARVFIVRAADELGVSAANALLKTLEEPHRATTFVLLTARKGSLLSTIRSRALALRFGALPLAVVAEVLVAGGLAPEAAARAAADSGGSVARARELADAEISAALDGFIGRVRAAIDAPSASEAYALAEDGKKGKAELPLLLGGLALAFARDAREAARGRGAASPEVHAGRYDLAMRAMKQLHANGSTQLVMESLLLGLRASAR; this is encoded by the coding sequence GTGCCCGCCACCCTCGACACAGTCCTCGGTCAGGCCACGGCGCTCGAGACCCTGAGGCGCGCGCTGGCCACAGGCCGGACGCACCACGCCTACCTCTTCGACGGACCCGAGGGCGTCGGGAAAGAGCGGGCCGCCTTCGGGCTGGCGCAGTGCCTCGTGTGCGAGCGCCCCTCCGCCGGGCTCGCGTGCGGGTCGTGCTCGGCGTGCGGCCGCGCCGTCCCAGCGGAGCCGGGGGGCCTCCCGCTGCACCCGGACATCGCCGTCCTCGGGAGGGGCCTCTACGAGCCGGCGCAGATTGGTCGTAAAACGCCGGAATCCCGAGAGATTTCGATCGACCAAGTGCGCACGATCGTGCTCTCGCGGGCGGCGTTCCCCCCGCACGAGGGGCGCGCGAGGGTGTTCATCGTGCGCGCGGCAGACGAGCTCGGCGTGTCGGCGGCGAACGCCCTGCTGAAGACCCTCGAGGAGCCCCACCGGGCGACGACCTTCGTGCTCCTCACCGCGCGGAAGGGATCGCTGCTCTCGACGATCCGCTCGCGCGCGCTCGCCCTGCGGTTTGGCGCCCTGCCGCTGGCGGTCGTCGCGGAGGTGCTCGTCGCGGGCGGGCTCGCGCCGGAGGCCGCGGCGCGCGCGGCCGCCGACTCGGGCGGCAGCGTCGCGAGGGCGCGAGAGCTCGCGGACGCGGAGATCAGCGCGGCGCTCGACGGGTTCATCGGCCGCGTGCGCGCCGCGATCGACGCGCCCTCGGCGAGCGAGGCGTACGCCCTGGCCGAAGACGGCAAGAAAGGAAAAGCCGAGCTCCCGCTGCTGCTCGGCGGGCTGGCGCTCGCGTTCGCCCGCGACGCACGCGAGGCGGCACGAGGACGCGGCGCGGCCAGCCCGGAGGTGCACGCGGGGCGCTACGATCTCGCGATGCGCGCGATGAAGCAGCTCCACGCCAATGGGTCGACGCAGCTCGTCATGGAGTCGCTCCTCCTGGGGCTGCGGGCCTCGGCGCGCTGA
- the thiE gene encoding thiamine phosphate synthase has protein sequence MRELRGLYAVLDVDAVASRGLEVARVAEAMLEGGAAALQLRAKRLATRPLLTEAAALAALAARFGVPFFVNDRVDIALAVGAGVHLGQSDLPVACLRSIAPGTPFGLSTHTLAQLRAALAARPSYVAFGPVLPTRSKADAEPVVGLDGLREAAALVGATPLVAIGGLTASRAASARSAGASMVAAISGLLPEAPERDGRRLDQALSTVRALTAAYASALRSPCS, from the coding sequence ATGAGGGAGCTCCGCGGGCTCTACGCGGTGCTCGACGTGGACGCCGTCGCCTCCCGAGGTCTCGAGGTCGCCCGCGTCGCGGAGGCCATGCTCGAGGGCGGGGCGGCTGCGCTGCAGCTGCGGGCGAAGCGCCTCGCGACGCGCCCCTTGCTCACGGAGGCCGCGGCCCTCGCGGCCCTCGCGGCCCGCTTCGGCGTCCCCTTTTTCGTGAACGATCGCGTCGACATCGCGCTCGCGGTCGGGGCTGGGGTCCACCTCGGACAGTCCGATCTCCCGGTGGCGTGCCTTCGCAGCATCGCTCCAGGGACGCCCTTCGGCCTGTCGACCCACACCCTCGCGCAGCTCCGCGCCGCGCTCGCGGCGCGGCCGTCCTATGTGGCGTTCGGGCCCGTACTGCCCACTCGCTCCAAAGCCGACGCGGAGCCGGTGGTGGGCCTCGACGGTCTGCGCGAGGCCGCCGCGCTCGTCGGGGCGACGCCGCTCGTCGCGATCGGTGGGCTCACGGCGTCCCGTGCGGCGTCGGCCCGATCGGCGGGGGCCTCCATGGTGGCGGCGATCTCCGGGTTGCTCCCCGAAGCTCCTGAGCGCGATGGCCGCCGCCTCGACCAAGCGCTTTCGACGGTGCGTGCGCTCACCGCGGCGTATGCTTCCGCGCTGAGGTCGCCATGCTCATAA